In a single window of the Streptacidiphilus sp. P02-A3a genome:
- a CDS encoding ABC transporter permease, which translates to MRRFLLRRLLLAVPTLFGVTVVVFATVALVPGDPVGAFLGPGAPPAARRELAARLGLDRPLPVRYASWLWHALHGDLGTSISAQRPVLGLLAPAFGQTLLLAGAAFALVLAGGVLVGGLGAIRPGGPGGRLSGALSTLFVSAPQYCVSLLLIAVFAVHWQWLPAGGTHDPFGDGGTGDLLRHLVLPAVAAALVPLGLTARVLRAALATVLGGELADSLRARGLSRSAVLRHCLHNASPALLTIGGLQLAYLLEGVVFVETLFSWPGVGQLLYTALSARDLPVIEGGVLVAAVGFVGVNIAVDTAHALVDPRVRG; encoded by the coding sequence ATGAGACGGTTCCTGCTGCGGCGGCTGCTGCTCGCCGTGCCCACCTTGTTCGGCGTGACGGTGGTGGTCTTCGCCACCGTGGCGCTGGTGCCCGGCGACCCGGTCGGCGCGTTCCTGGGGCCCGGCGCGCCGCCCGCGGCCCGTCGGGAGCTGGCCGCGCGGCTGGGCCTGGACCGGCCGCTGCCGGTGCGCTACGCGTCCTGGCTGTGGCACGCGCTCCACGGCGACCTGGGCACCTCGATCTCCGCGCAGCGCCCGGTACTGGGCCTGCTGGCCCCCGCCTTCGGCCAGACGCTGCTGCTGGCCGGCGCCGCGTTCGCGCTGGTACTGGCCGGCGGGGTCCTGGTGGGCGGCCTCGGCGCGATCCGGCCCGGCGGCCCGGGCGGACGGCTGTCCGGCGCGCTCAGCACCCTGTTCGTCTCCGCCCCGCAGTACTGCGTCTCGCTGCTGCTGATCGCGGTGTTCGCGGTGCACTGGCAGTGGCTCCCGGCCGGCGGCACCCACGACCCCTTCGGCGACGGCGGCACCGGCGACCTGCTGCGCCACCTGGTGCTGCCCGCCGTCGCGGCGGCACTGGTGCCACTGGGCCTGACCGCCCGGGTCCTGCGCGCCGCCCTGGCCACCGTACTGGGCGGGGAACTCGCCGACAGCCTGCGCGCCCGCGGCCTGAGCCGGAGCGCGGTCCTGCGGCACTGCCTGCACAACGCCTCCCCCGCGCTGCTGACCATCGGCGGCCTGCAACTGGCCTACCTGCTGGAAGGCGTGGTGTTCGTGGAGACCCTGTTCTCCTGGCCCGGCGTCGGCCAACTCCTCTACACCGCCCTGTCGGCCCGCGACCTGCCGGTCATCGAGGGCGGCGTGCTGGTCGCCGCCGTGGGCTTCGTCGGCGTCAACATCGCGGTGGACACCGCGCACGCGCTGGTCGACCCGCGAGTGCGGGGCTGA
- a CDS encoding VOC family protein: protein MSHLGLVTVVVRDYDEAIAFYVERLGFDLLQDTRIDDRKRWVVVGPPGAREGGLLLARAANRRQRAAVGRQSGGRVGWFLNTDTFDRDYERMRAAGVLFEEAPRQEPYGTVAVFHDLYGNRWDLIQPAPPREGGVSGR, encoded by the coding sequence ATGTCTCATCTCGGGCTGGTGACCGTTGTCGTGCGCGACTACGACGAGGCGATCGCGTTCTACGTGGAGCGCCTCGGCTTCGACCTGCTACAGGACACGCGGATCGACGACCGCAAACGCTGGGTGGTCGTCGGCCCGCCGGGCGCGCGGGAGGGCGGCCTGCTGCTGGCCAGGGCCGCGAACCGGCGGCAGCGGGCCGCCGTCGGCCGCCAGAGCGGCGGCCGGGTCGGCTGGTTCCTGAACACCGACACCTTCGACCGCGACTACGAGCGGATGCGGGCAGCCGGAGTCCTCTTCGAGGAGGCGCCGCGCCAGGAGCCGTACGGCACGGTCGCGGTCTTCCACGACCTGTACGGCAACCGCTGGGACCTGATCCAGCCGGCCCCGCCCCGCGAGGGGGGCGTCAGCGGGCGGTGA
- a CDS encoding nuclear transport factor 2 family protein, whose translation MPQTTTDIDRTVERYLAVWSEPDAAARRGAVARLWAPDGVEFVEGAQFRGHQGLVERVAQAYELFVGSGEYRIAREEHVTVHGDIVRLTIQLAYARGPRAGEVAWAARVFLVLDEDGRIRQDYHLTVRPLPAA comes from the coding sequence ATGCCGCAGACCACCACCGACATCGACCGGACCGTGGAGCGCTACCTCGCCGTGTGGAGCGAGCCGGACGCCGCCGCGCGCCGCGGCGCCGTGGCGCGGCTGTGGGCGCCGGACGGCGTCGAGTTCGTCGAGGGCGCCCAGTTCCGCGGCCACCAGGGCCTGGTGGAGCGGGTCGCGCAGGCGTACGAGTTGTTCGTCGGCTCCGGCGAGTACCGCATCGCGCGCGAGGAGCACGTCACCGTCCACGGCGACATCGTGCGGCTCACCATCCAACTGGCCTACGCCAGGGGCCCGCGGGCCGGGGAGGTGGCCTGGGCCGCGCGGGTGTTCCTGGTACTGGACGAGGACGGCCGGATCCGGCAGGACTACCACCTGACCGTACGGCCGCTGCCCGCGGCGTAA
- a CDS encoding Scr1 family TA system antitoxin-like transcriptional regulator: MTLDPEQLGQSQADLAEILKELRRRAGLSGARLAERCNMSQPKISKIETGRTVPTLVDVERILRALDAPPSLAAEVSALARIANTEWQDFRSMRRKGLEKKQNELAHLERSSAELRFFLPTMITSLLSTPEYIRATLAGVPGDHAKAIARKLDRQSILYDTSKEFIFLLTEQAVRWPLLPLPAMAMQIDRLVSVSRLPGVRLGVLPLAGHMPLAPVNVFTVYDRRMATVETSTGVMVFKDPRDTESYLDEFSSYERHASWGDDARNHLGLWAQLFR; the protein is encoded by the coding sequence GTGACGCTCGACCCGGAGCAGCTCGGCCAGTCCCAGGCTGACCTTGCTGAAATTCTGAAGGAGCTTCGCCGGCGAGCCGGGCTGTCAGGGGCTCGCCTCGCCGAACGTTGCAATATGTCTCAGCCCAAGATCTCAAAGATCGAGACCGGCAGAACAGTCCCGACCCTGGTTGACGTCGAGCGCATCCTGCGGGCTCTCGATGCCCCACCCTCCCTCGCAGCCGAGGTCAGTGCGCTCGCTCGTATCGCGAACACGGAGTGGCAGGACTTTCGCTCCATGCGACGCAAGGGGCTGGAGAAGAAGCAGAATGAGCTGGCGCACCTGGAGCGGTCGTCCGCGGAGCTCCGATTCTTCCTCCCCACGATGATCACCTCTCTGCTGTCGACACCGGAGTACATCCGGGCCACGCTGGCCGGCGTTCCCGGTGATCATGCGAAAGCAATCGCGCGAAAGCTGGACAGGCAGTCGATCCTCTACGACACCTCGAAGGAATTTATATTCCTGCTGACCGAACAGGCTGTGAGATGGCCGCTGCTCCCCCTCCCGGCCATGGCCATGCAGATTGATCGGCTCGTGTCCGTCAGCCGCCTTCCCGGCGTGCGCCTCGGTGTGCTCCCCCTGGCCGGACACATGCCGCTGGCTCCAGTGAATGTGTTCACGGTATACGACCGGAGAATGGCCACCGTGGAAACGTCCACCGGGGTCATGGTCTTCAAGGACCCCAGGGACACCGAAAGCTATCTGGATGAATTCTCTTCCTATGAGCGGCACGCCTCGTGGGGGGATGACGCACGGAACCATCTCGGGCTGTGGGCGCAGCTCTTCCGGTGA
- a CDS encoding radical SAM protein — protein sequence MTTTIEPAQADRGRRRLVSFDLTRKCQLACTHCYNGSGPAGTHGTMTRDDWTRVLNQAAEYGVSSVQFIGGEPTTHPDLHQLTGHALHLGLAVEVFSNLVRVTEADWTLFALPGVCVATSYYSDQVSIHDAVTGRASHGRTRANIGRAVRLGIALRVGIVTVGGSDDGGAARADLEALGVTRIHVDRVREFGRGARGRAADMSELCGHCGAARTAIDPTGKVSPCVMSAFVGVGNVKDDPLGSIIDGTAMRQATASIRAAVRGRAACAPADEECNPGYPPSECNPKN from the coding sequence GTGACTACCACCATCGAACCGGCGCAGGCTGACAGGGGGCGCAGGCGGCTGGTGTCCTTCGACCTGACGCGCAAGTGCCAGCTTGCCTGCACGCACTGCTACAACGGGTCCGGCCCGGCGGGCACGCACGGCACCATGACCCGCGACGACTGGACGCGGGTCCTGAACCAGGCCGCCGAGTACGGCGTTTCCAGCGTCCAGTTCATCGGCGGGGAGCCGACGACGCACCCGGACCTGCACCAGCTCACCGGCCACGCGCTGCACCTGGGCCTGGCAGTCGAGGTGTTCAGCAACCTGGTGCGCGTCACGGAGGCCGACTGGACGCTGTTCGCGCTCCCCGGTGTCTGCGTGGCCACGTCCTACTACTCGGACCAGGTCTCGATCCACGACGCCGTGACCGGCCGGGCAAGCCACGGCAGGACCCGCGCCAACATCGGACGGGCCGTGCGCCTGGGGATTGCGCTGCGGGTTGGGATCGTCACCGTGGGCGGGTCGGACGACGGCGGCGCTGCCCGGGCGGACCTCGAAGCCCTCGGCGTGACCCGTATCCACGTCGACCGTGTGCGGGAGTTCGGGCGCGGGGCACGGGGCCGTGCCGCGGACATGAGCGAGCTGTGCGGCCACTGCGGCGCCGCTCGTACCGCCATCGACCCCACCGGGAAGGTGTCCCCGTGCGTGATGTCGGCGTTCGTCGGCGTCGGCAACGTCAAGGACGACCCTCTCGGCTCTATCATCGACGGCACCGCGATGCGGCAGGCCACGGCGTCCATTCGGGCGGCGGTACGGGGGCGCGCGGCGTGTGCCCCGGCCGATGAGGAGTGCAACCCGGGCTACCCGCCGAGTGAGTGCAACCCGAAGAACTGA
- a CDS encoding MerR family transcriptional regulator, with amino-acid sequence MTSYLSIGDFSRATHMTVKTLRHYHEVGLLEPDGVDPRTGYRRYSVDQIPTAQVVRRFRDLGMPLDQIRTVLAACDVETRNQHIGAHLRRLEDELGRTQRAVAALRDLLTAPAPGGGAGIALRDVGPVRAAAVTAVVDARDVGAWFQGALGELFATVAGQGLRESGPAGGVFADEVFTLHRGQATVFVPCEGPVRPLGRVEPLLVPGVELAVIEYSGPPSGADRAYGALATHVSRHALALDGPIREYYLVGQRHTPDSARWRTEVCWPVFRTGHTGHTGHTGRTGRTGDGERT; translated from the coding sequence GTGACCAGCTACCTGTCGATCGGCGACTTCTCCCGCGCCACCCACATGACCGTCAAGACCCTGCGCCACTACCACGAGGTCGGCCTGCTGGAGCCGGACGGCGTCGATCCGCGGACCGGGTACCGCCGCTACTCGGTCGACCAGATCCCCACCGCCCAGGTGGTACGCCGGTTCCGGGACCTGGGGATGCCGCTGGACCAGATCAGGACGGTGCTGGCCGCCTGCGACGTGGAGACCCGCAACCAGCACATCGGCGCGCACCTGCGCCGCCTGGAGGACGAACTGGGCCGCACCCAGCGCGCGGTCGCCGCGCTGCGCGACCTGCTCACCGCGCCCGCCCCCGGCGGCGGCGCGGGCATCGCGCTGCGCGACGTCGGCCCGGTGCGGGCCGCGGCGGTCACCGCGGTGGTCGACGCGCGCGACGTCGGCGCCTGGTTCCAGGGCGCCCTGGGCGAACTGTTCGCGACCGTGGCGGGCCAGGGCCTGAGGGAGAGCGGCCCGGCCGGCGGCGTGTTCGCGGACGAGGTGTTCACCCTGCACCGGGGCCAGGCCACCGTCTTCGTCCCGTGCGAGGGCCCGGTGCGGCCGCTGGGCCGGGTCGAACCGCTGCTCGTGCCGGGCGTGGAACTCGCCGTGATCGAGTACAGCGGCCCGCCGTCCGGGGCCGACCGCGCCTACGGCGCGCTGGCCACCCACGTCTCACGCCACGCGCTGGCCCTCGACGGCCCCATCCGCGAGTACTACCTGGTCGGCCAGCGGCACACCCCGGACAGCGCGCGGTGGCGCACCGAGGTCTGCTGGCCGGTCTTCCGCACCGGCCACACCGGCCACACCGGCCACACCGGCCGCACCGGCCGCACCGGCGACGGGGAGCGGACATGA
- a CDS encoding DUF397 domain-containing protein gives MSGKATQLPHGWIKSSASGNGAECVKMKRLPTGDVAVASTRLEMEPIPYTQAEMRAFLTGVKAGEFDHLID, from the coding sequence ATGAGCGGCAAGGCCACCCAGCTCCCCCATGGATGGATCAAGAGCTCTGCGAGCGGAAACGGAGCAGAGTGCGTCAAGATGAAGAGGTTGCCCACGGGCGATGTTGCCGTGGCCAGCACTCGTCTGGAGATGGAGCCCATTCCGTACACTCAGGCGGAGATGCGCGCATTCCTGACCGGCGTCAAGGCTGGAGAATTCGATCACCTAATCGACTAG
- a CDS encoding DUF397 domain-containing protein, whose amino-acid sequence MEQGVPKRWRKSTYSGPNNNCVEIADGSLGVIPVRDSKDPDGPVLAFTENAFSDFVAAIKDGQFPGT is encoded by the coding sequence ATGGAACAGGGTGTGCCGAAGCGGTGGCGAAAGAGCACCTATAGTGGGCCGAACAACAACTGTGTGGAGATAGCGGACGGCTCTTTGGGGGTGATTCCCGTCAGGGATAGCAAGGATCCGGATGGACCAGTCCTAGCCTTCACGGAGAATGCCTTCTCTGATTTCGTCGCAGCTATCAAGGACGGCCAGTTTCCAGGCACCTAG
- a CDS encoding helix-turn-helix transcriptional regulator: MPAPRASQELGAFLRAHRELLKPAEVGLVGSARRRTPGLRREEVASLSGVGLAWYTWLEQGRVTASRQVLEAVGRTLRLDGAGLRHALRLAGYHESAEERLPAGLAEAMQPVLDSWPGSPAVLLDRYFDLLCWNSAWSALWGAPEAVPAECRNLMWLMAADPWPRAVLHEWEPLAMNIFQHFRAQAGPALAHPRVGEVYRRLDQDAPQLAHWWACHSVADLTARTLTAAPAGLDPIRLSLSSFRPVDDPSALVLLFTPVAAQDRAALRALADRPLRAVSDGRQQAS, from the coding sequence ATGCCAGCCCCCCGTGCCAGTCAGGAACTCGGCGCCTTCCTGCGGGCGCACCGCGAACTGCTCAAGCCCGCCGAGGTGGGCCTGGTGGGCTCCGCCCGCCGCCGGACGCCGGGGCTGCGCCGCGAGGAGGTGGCCTCGCTGTCCGGGGTGGGGCTGGCCTGGTACACCTGGCTGGAGCAGGGGCGGGTGACCGCCTCGCGGCAGGTGCTGGAGGCGGTCGGCCGGACGCTGCGGCTGGACGGGGCGGGGCTGCGGCACGCGCTGCGGCTGGCCGGGTACCACGAGTCGGCCGAGGAGCGGCTGCCGGCCGGGCTGGCCGAGGCGATGCAGCCGGTGCTGGACTCCTGGCCGGGCAGCCCGGCGGTGCTGCTGGACCGCTACTTCGACCTGCTGTGCTGGAACAGCGCGTGGAGCGCGCTGTGGGGCGCGCCGGAGGCGGTCCCGGCCGAGTGCCGCAACCTGATGTGGCTGATGGCGGCCGACCCCTGGCCGCGCGCGGTGCTGCACGAGTGGGAGCCGCTGGCGATGAACATCTTCCAGCACTTCCGGGCGCAGGCCGGACCGGCGCTGGCGCACCCGCGCGTCGGCGAGGTGTACCGCCGCCTGGACCAGGACGCGCCGCAGCTGGCGCACTGGTGGGCCTGCCACTCGGTGGCGGACCTGACCGCCCGGACGCTGACCGCGGCGCCCGCCGGGCTGGACCCGATCCGGCTCTCGCTGTCCTCCTTCCGCCCGGTCGACGACCCCTCGGCGCTGGTGCTGCTGTTCACCCCGGTCGCCGCCCAGGACCGCGCCGCCCTGCGGGCCCTGGCAGACCGCCCGCTGCGCGCGGTCAGCGACGGTCGGCAGCAGGCGAGTTGA
- a CDS encoding ROK family protein, with protein sequence MPDPLPTGAASGAEGHPVLRRWAQGQGPRASRAAIVLLAAQGLRNADIARRLGVSRQTVTTWRQRYAAEGVEGLADRVRTGRPTAVDEGEIVVGVLTCAPDDRTSRLLARRLGYSPTVVAATRRNWNLTDSQLAVPRVPVRPALEPGDLWPVGLHLDAECTLLVLAARAAAPVPPAPGTVVDPDALAAVGAAMSDAVTAATADRTGPPERAADGAVAFLEAVRRAHPHPRLHLVVLRPRPGTALGAGAAKRCARLRIAVHQPPQRTGEVSFVGAVLALDAARHPESSTRVLPDLASALERYADGAGRTRVRWIREPLPAAPGAQDPAPAAGPDPRTGGGANQIDLGSFNECVVIETVRLAGRITRAELAERTRLTQQSVSRISRSLIQRGLLVEDRQRHSSVGKPSSPVRLRDDAAHALGIHIDPHLLTAVLVDLSGRIVARRAQPITCDPRPGAVVNQIADLGESVLEQAGRGRWEQGFLGIGVATPGPVDTASGTVLDPPLMSVLREVPLRTLLERRFSCPIVIEKDCSAAAVGERWIGRGSRARDFVYLYLGTGVGTGLFLNGDLYRGLSANAGEFGQLCAVTPGRIDARGRPQALAQRDPSDPSGPGDPGGPSGPGGPSGPGAYPRPSRAVKGGGRQRLSTQQAAKALAQGVLAVVDLLDIGLVVIGGPFFTEEVADVYLGEVEHAVNAYPTARRLRRVRVERSLNSSEAVAVGAASTIFHSTFTPRLRRTP encoded by the coding sequence ATGCCTGACCCGCTCCCCACCGGCGCGGCATCGGGCGCCGAGGGGCATCCGGTGCTGCGCCGCTGGGCCCAGGGCCAGGGGCCGCGGGCGTCGCGGGCCGCGATCGTGCTGCTGGCCGCGCAGGGCCTGCGCAACGCGGACATCGCCCGGCGGCTCGGGGTCTCCCGGCAGACGGTGACCACCTGGCGGCAGCGCTACGCCGCCGAGGGCGTCGAGGGCCTGGCCGACCGGGTGCGCACCGGACGGCCCACGGCGGTCGACGAGGGCGAGATCGTGGTCGGCGTGCTGACCTGCGCACCGGACGACCGGACCTCGCGGCTGCTGGCCCGGCGGCTGGGCTACTCGCCCACCGTGGTCGCCGCGACCCGCCGCAACTGGAACCTGACGGACAGTCAACTCGCGGTGCCGCGGGTGCCGGTGCGCCCCGCGCTGGAACCGGGCGACCTGTGGCCGGTGGGCCTGCACCTGGACGCGGAGTGCACCCTGCTCGTGCTCGCCGCCCGCGCCGCGGCCCCGGTGCCGCCCGCGCCGGGCACCGTGGTCGACCCGGACGCGCTGGCCGCCGTCGGCGCGGCGATGTCCGACGCGGTCACCGCCGCCACCGCGGACCGGACCGGGCCGCCCGAGCGCGCCGCGGACGGCGCGGTGGCGTTCCTGGAGGCGGTGCGCCGCGCCCACCCGCATCCGCGGCTGCACCTGGTGGTGCTGCGCCCGCGCCCGGGCACCGCCCTGGGCGCGGGCGCGGCCAAGCGCTGCGCGCGGCTGCGGATCGCTGTCCACCAGCCGCCGCAGCGCACCGGCGAGGTCTCCTTCGTGGGCGCCGTGCTGGCCCTGGACGCCGCCCGGCACCCCGAGTCCTCGACCCGGGTGCTGCCGGACCTGGCCTCGGCGCTGGAGCGCTACGCCGACGGCGCCGGGCGCACCCGGGTCCGCTGGATCCGCGAACCGCTCCCGGCCGCCCCCGGCGCCCAGGACCCTGCCCCGGCGGCGGGCCCCGACCCGCGCACCGGCGGCGGCGCCAACCAGATCGACCTGGGGTCCTTCAACGAGTGCGTGGTGATCGAGACGGTCCGGCTGGCGGGCCGGATCACCCGGGCCGAGCTGGCCGAACGCACCCGGCTGACCCAGCAGTCGGTCTCGCGGATCTCCCGCTCGCTGATCCAGCGCGGACTGCTGGTCGAGGACCGGCAGCGGCACTCGTCCGTCGGCAAGCCCAGCAGCCCGGTGCGGCTGCGCGACGACGCCGCGCACGCGCTGGGCATCCACATCGACCCGCACCTGCTCACCGCGGTCCTGGTCGACCTCTCCGGCCGGATCGTGGCCCGCCGCGCCCAGCCGATCACCTGCGACCCGCGCCCGGGCGCGGTGGTCAACCAGATCGCCGACCTGGGCGAGAGCGTCCTGGAACAGGCCGGGCGCGGACGCTGGGAGCAGGGGTTCCTGGGCATCGGGGTGGCCACCCCGGGCCCGGTGGACACCGCCTCGGGGACGGTGCTGGACCCGCCGCTGATGTCGGTGCTGCGCGAGGTCCCGCTGCGCACCCTGCTGGAGCGGCGCTTCTCGTGCCCGATCGTGATCGAGAAGGACTGCTCGGCGGCGGCGGTCGGCGAGCGCTGGATCGGCCGCGGCAGCCGGGCCCGCGACTTCGTCTACCTGTACCTGGGCACCGGCGTGGGGACCGGGCTGTTCCTCAACGGCGACCTGTACCGCGGACTGAGCGCCAACGCGGGCGAGTTCGGCCAGCTGTGCGCGGTGACCCCGGGCCGGATCGACGCCCGCGGACGGCCGCAGGCGCTGGCCCAGCGCGACCCCAGCGACCCCAGCGGCCCCGGTGACCCCGGCGGCCCCAGCGGCCCCGGCGGCCCCAGCGGCCCCGGTGCGTACCCGCGGCCGTCGCGCGCGGTCAAGGGCGGCGGCCGGCAGCGGCTGTCCACCCAGCAGGCCGCCAAGGCCCTGGCCCAGGGCGTGCTCGCGGTGGTCGACCTGCTGGACATCGGACTGGTGGTGATCGGCGGCCCCTTCTTCACCGAGGAGGTCGCCGACGTGTACCTCGGCGAGGTTGAGCACGCGGTCAACGCCTACCCCACCGCCCGGCGGCTGCGCCGGGTCCGCGTGGAGCGCTCACTCAACAGCAGCGAGGCCGTCGCGGTCGGCGCGGCCTCCACGATCTTCCACTCCACCTTCACCCCCCGCCTGCGCCGCACCCCCTGA
- a CDS encoding DUF397 domain-containing protein has translation MNPEVVGPFRKASYSEQSGACIEVARDATGGSFVRDSKDQSGPLLQFSADAWGDFLDSVKNGDLGI, from the coding sequence GTGAACCCAGAAGTTGTAGGTCCGTTTCGCAAGGCTAGCTACTCGGAACAGTCGGGAGCTTGCATTGAGGTCGCCCGTGACGCGACAGGCGGTAGTTTCGTCCGGGACTCCAAGGATCAGAGTGGCCCTCTCTTGCAGTTCTCGGCAGATGCTTGGGGGGATTTTCTCGATAGCGTCAAAAACGGTGACTTGGGTATCTGA
- a CDS encoding Scr1 family TA system antitoxin-like transcriptional regulator, whose translation MDRARVLRQGGHRLAFPVEESVLRTGHGGAPVMAGQLGHLLSVMSLPTVSLGVVALMADRELWMQETFVLLDEQSVEVELLTAMVTVTQPREISHCARAFTHPYRMAVFGRPARKLTVKAVEALG comes from the coding sequence ATGGACCGCGCCCGCGTCCTGCGCCAGGGCGGCCACCGGTTGGCGTTCCCCGTCGAGGAGTCCGTCCTGCGCACCGGCCACGGCGGTGCACCGGTCATGGCCGGACAGCTGGGCCATCTCCTGTCGGTCATGTCACTTCCGACGGTCTCCCTGGGGGTGGTCGCGTTGATGGCCGACCGCGAGCTGTGGATGCAGGAGACGTTCGTCCTCCTTGACGAGCAGTCCGTGGAGGTGGAGCTGCTGACGGCCATGGTCACGGTGACCCAGCCACGGGAGATCAGCCACTGCGCGAGGGCGTTCACTCACCCGTACCGGATGGCGGTCTTCGGCCGCCCGGCCCGGAAGCTGACCGTGAAGGCCGTCGAGGCCCTGGGGTGA
- a CDS encoding DUF5753 domain-containing protein has translation MPWFTVRTASGGLEEEAGYIRTWEPILVPGLLQTEGYARAILDANPAITRLGDPDSFVKIRANRKAVLTKESPVRLSIIIWEPVLHCVVGGEDVHRDQLRHLVEMGQLPNVTIQVVPLSVGATAGTCGAFVLFAFADTPAPGAVFLETLTSSQYLEEARELDGYWMVFDWLRSSALDPEQSLNTIAALAAAKLKK, from the coding sequence ATGCCTTGGTTCACCGTGAGAACAGCTTCCGGCGGCCTGGAGGAGGAGGCGGGGTACATCCGTACGTGGGAGCCCATCTTGGTACCAGGTCTCTTGCAGACCGAGGGATACGCCCGAGCGATCCTCGATGCCAACCCGGCTATCACGCGCCTGGGGGACCCTGACTCCTTCGTCAAAATCCGAGCGAACCGCAAGGCTGTTCTGACGAAAGAGTCACCAGTCCGGCTTTCGATAATCATCTGGGAACCCGTACTTCACTGTGTGGTGGGTGGCGAGGACGTTCATCGGGATCAGCTGCGGCACCTCGTTGAGATGGGGCAGCTTCCGAATGTGACCATCCAAGTGGTCCCGCTCAGCGTTGGAGCGACGGCAGGTACTTGTGGTGCGTTCGTCCTCTTCGCCTTCGCCGACACTCCAGCTCCGGGAGCCGTGTTCCTGGAGACTCTGACCAGCAGTCAGTACCTTGAGGAGGCCAGGGAGCTCGATGGCTACTGGATGGTTTTCGATTGGTTGCGATCATCGGCGCTGGACCCGGAGCAATCGCTGAACACTATTGCCGCCCTCGCGGCAGCCAAGCTAAAAAAATGA
- a CDS encoding helix-turn-helix transcriptional regulator, whose product MPDGGKATIRSKRLGVALRTYREQGGFDQAAAASAIRASSTKISRLESGRVSIRPLELHVLLDLYGVDDPKERDRLEALARTSTARGWWLDYQDSLTPGYGDHIVLENDASYIRIYHPVYIPGILQTEAYAEAAIRSGPLQLSQERISVLVKVRRERQARILSEGIPQAVILWEPAIISPAGGREAHTGQLKSLLNLAHEPTISLQVLRFGPRMIGAMGAPFTAFSFGPDHQVEAVALEGLTSTQVHEDADSLAAYSGLFETLRSNAASQDESVAFIENVLRKAEAGK is encoded by the coding sequence ATGCCTGACGGAGGCAAGGCAACGATCCGAAGCAAGAGGCTTGGTGTGGCCCTGCGCACGTACAGAGAGCAGGGCGGCTTCGACCAGGCGGCAGCCGCAAGCGCCATCCGTGCCAGTAGTACCAAGATCAGCCGCTTGGAGTCGGGCAGGGTATCGATCCGTCCCCTGGAACTCCATGTGCTTCTCGACCTCTATGGGGTTGACGATCCCAAGGAGCGCGACCGGCTCGAAGCCCTCGCTCGAACCAGCACCGCGCGAGGATGGTGGCTCGACTACCAGGACAGCCTGACTCCTGGCTACGGGGATCACATCGTCCTGGAAAACGACGCGTCCTACATTCGCATCTACCATCCGGTCTACATTCCAGGAATCCTCCAGACGGAAGCGTACGCTGAGGCTGCAATCAGGTCCGGCCCGTTGCAGCTCTCGCAAGAGCGGATCTCGGTGCTCGTAAAAGTCCGGCGGGAGCGGCAAGCGCGAATCCTATCGGAGGGGATTCCGCAGGCCGTGATCCTTTGGGAACCGGCTATCATTTCACCTGCTGGAGGCAGGGAGGCGCATACAGGGCAACTGAAATCGTTGCTGAATCTGGCCCATGAACCCACCATCTCCCTACAGGTTCTGCGCTTCGGTCCCCGAATGATCGGCGCGATGGGAGCCCCGTTCACAGCCTTCTCCTTTGGTCCCGATCACCAGGTCGAAGCGGTGGCGCTGGAAGGACTGACCAGTACTCAAGTGCACGAAGACGCAGACTCGCTGGCCGCATACAGCGGCCTCTTCGAAACCCTACGGTCGAACGCTGCGTCCCAGGACGAAAGCGTTGCCTTTATAGAGAATGTTCTACGCAAAGCGGAGGCAGGGAAGTGA
- a CDS encoding DUF6879 family protein: MLLDGEEWQAKFREFTKEAWRLETLPQYLVPQEADEFSRFKNGEALVHAAEDAWTSQIRRHRAEGRITGRVHVVTRPLSDYLRFEFSRYYRHGADAGEEIRILDVTHRPNPLEGFQDFWFFDRSTVVLMNYEPDGRQINRVLHEGVIDPYLEAQRIAVAESVPFQEYVTG; this comes from the coding sequence GTGCTCTTGGATGGTGAGGAATGGCAAGCAAAATTCCGAGAATTCACCAAGGAGGCGTGGCGGCTGGAAACGCTGCCCCAGTACCTGGTACCGCAGGAAGCCGACGAGTTCTCCCGTTTCAAGAACGGGGAAGCACTGGTCCACGCGGCCGAGGACGCCTGGACGTCCCAGATCCGCCGACACAGGGCAGAAGGGCGGATCACGGGCAGGGTCCACGTCGTCACGCGTCCGCTGAGCGACTACCTTCGCTTTGAGTTCTCGCGGTACTACCGGCACGGCGCAGACGCGGGAGAGGAAATCCGAATCCTGGATGTGACACACCGGCCGAACCCGCTCGAAGGATTTCAGGACTTTTGGTTCTTCGACCGCTCGACCGTCGTTCTCATGAACTACGAGCCCGACGGAAGGCAGATCAACCGGGTTCTTCACGAGGGAGTGATCGATCCCTATCTTGAGGCCCAGCGAATCGCCGTCGCCGAGTCGGTTCCATTTCAGGAGTACGTGACCGGGTGA